A segment of the Triticum urartu cultivar G1812 chromosome 1, Tu2.1, whole genome shotgun sequence genome:
ggtctagggcggcctcgggcggcggcggtgtggtCGAAGGCAGCAGGGTGACGGTGGCGATGGAGCAGTTGGGGGACAGGGGGGCCGGGAGTAGAGAGGGGGGaaggacttagcgaaattttgagCCCGGGCTGCCGGGATTTGAGTCAAGCTAGCAGTAGCACGTTTTGccgaaacgcgctatagctaagagAGCTATAGCGTGTTCCAGAGAAACGCGCTACAGCTAttcctttttgttttctttttctttttctttttttctttacattttctttttttcatttctcctttttttctatttctttcattttcatttacttttctacttatttttctatttattttctttttcatagcagtagcgctctacagcataaacgcgctgctacaaagTTTTTAGCAGTAGCGTGCTTCTGGGTGAACCGCTACTACTATTCCTAGCCTACCGGCATTAGTgagggaattttagtagtagcgcttttccgtgaagacgcgctactgctaaaacaATGGTTGTAGCGTGGTTTTGcaacaagcgctactactaagtagcgCTAGCGTCGAGTTTTGACCAACGCTACTACTATAcctctgtgtataaggttttccctagtagtgggagGGGCGCCCCACCTGTCCTTGTGGGCAAACCACCTCCCTGGCTGCTACCCCCTCTCCTTGGAGGAGAGGTcagggctggccggcctcctcaACCCCTATATAAATATAGGGAGGCGCAAGGGGAGGGGCTCACCCCTTTGCCTAGCTTCAACCCTCCCCATCTCTCCCTTCTCCTCATCCCGGTTTTGCTTGCCAAAGCCCTGCCGGTACtccaccaccatcatcaccactCCGCCGTTATGCTGATTGTCATCCCATCTACTTCTCACCCCCTTCAtttgctggatcaaggaggagaAGGCGTCATCGAGCTGCACGTGTGCTAAACTCgaaggtgtcgtccgttcggcgctagatcggtatggatcgtgattggatcgctaagagtacgactacatcaaccacattatatacgcttccgcttttggtctacaagGATAAGTAGACACACTCCCCTTtagttgttatgcatctcctagattaGATCTTGGGTGTTTTGTAGGAAAACAATTGATTTTCGTGCAATGTTCCCCATCAAAGTCTTGGCCTTCTCGAGCTCCTATTTGATCGTCGTCTCTTTGCTTCTCCAACTCGATCTCCTTCCTCTCAATTTCGAGCTTATTCTCCGCCCTCTTTTGTCCTAATCCATCGTCTCCTTATGCATATCCAACATGAGTTTGTCCCTCTCCTCTTTCTTGTTCTCCCTCACCGAAAAATGTCCGTCCATGTGGAGGACATTTTTGTTGCTGCGGCGTCACGGGAGTCCCTTGCCTTCTCCCACTTGTTCCCCATGACTTGTCGGTTATCCTTTGGCATGGTGGCTCTTCCATTCTCCACGACAACATTTTCATCTTCTTTGTCCAACCCAATTGATTAGTGGGAGCTTGAGCCATCATTCCTCTTCTTGTCGGCCTTGAGATCGGCCACAAGTTGTGTCTACTTTGGTCGGCCATTCAATATGATCCAACAATGGCTAAACACAAATGGCTTCTTCTCCCTTTTGTGGTACATAGTGGCCCCCGCTGTCGTCTAGCAAAAAAATATGTATGAGCATGAATGCAAAACAAACAAGCATATGCAAATGATGACAAGATGAAGTAGCTTACGTGAGATGCTACTCCCATCCCACTTTGAGGGCGGTCAGTCACTTGTGAGTAGTAGCCGGCGTACTTGTTCACTTCACCTTGAATGATCCCCCACCGATGTTGGAGATATGCCACATTGCGGTTGGTGACGATAGGATACGGCTCCACATATTCATTTTTCTCACGATATTCCTTCTAAATCTTCTCCCCATACTTGTTTCCCTTTTGCTTGGTGCCGCATATTGGATCCATAGTGGTGGCCAACCAAGCTTTTACCAACAAGATATCTCAAAATTGAGAATGCCTGACCTCTTGCCTTTCCTGTAtttggcttcttcttcttcttcttgctcgGATTGGGAATTCAAGTTGTCCCAACTTCAAATGAATGGTCAATTTGGATCCCCCAATTCATACTCCATTTGAGTCGGACCATGATTATCATTGATCATGTCCGACATGAACAACTCCTAAATGATCATGGTTTGCAAGCATTCATCATGTACGAAATAAACTAGTGGTCTATGCAAAACATTGAACATGGCATACGCAAATTTGATTGGAAAGGAGCTACAAAACACATAATGAGTCTTGTTGTGTCATTCCGTCGAACAGGCTATGGGCAGCACGGGCGTCGCTGGTGTCAGTGCTTGTCCGCACCCGAAGAAGCGGCGAGTGACACACGTCCACTGGCGACATCTGCATGGGCGGAAAGCTGACCTCAATGCCCCAACTGGCCGTCATACCGTCCTCTGTCCTAACCTAGTCTGGCAACACAATCCTTGTCAACGGCAGGATGGATGGGGTGCAGGGTTCCGGGTGTGGCGGGGGGACAATTGCTCGTCCATGTTCACATCCGCTCCCTGCGACGCCGTCGCACCGCTTCCCTCTCTTGCTGTCGGCGGCGCCGGTTCCTCCGGGTGATGTTCTCCGGCTTGCACGACGAAGTCGAGGACTGGACGCCAACGGACAAGGCGGGCGCAGCCTCCGTCACGGCGATCAAGGACGGGCTGGATGACATCTAGGGCGGCGTATTAGGACCAGCGGTGAGGCTAGGGAGCAAGGTTGGCGGACGGCGAGGGCTCGGACGCGGGAAGGGGGAGGGTTTGATGAATTTGGTGCAATTTGTGGTGGGGTAGTGTTGTCAGGTCCGACGTGGCGGAAGCTCCCAAACGCGCCCGGGCGTCCTATATTTTggctggatatgaggggtgccgATAAGGCTGGGCACCTTTGTCAAGCTGGGTGAGCATGCCGTGGTGATGGCACAGTCCAAACAAGCCATTCATGCTGCGAGTTTTGCTTCTGAGACCACTGCATAGCGATCATTTCTCTAATTTATATGTACAAATTTGAGTCAACTGTGGAAAAATTCCGTACAGATATGCGTATGTACCTATTCATTTTTTATGACAAGATCAGTTTTGTTTGTGTCAAAAAACGAGGTAAAAAAAATTTCTAACTTATACATTTAGTCAGTTTCAAAGCTACAAACTGAATATAGAATATATTCTAAGATGCAGATTGAATGCTTTCATTCCCTACAAACTAAAAACTACTCCCTGCGTTCCACAATATAAGAAACGATCTTATGTGGGACGAAGGGAATACAAAATTGGCCATCAAAATTATCACCAAGTAGCCGAGAGAGTTATTTTCTAAACACACCAAATACGGGGTTATACATACTTACCAGAAAATGCATACATGTTGGCTATCCAAATTCACCAATAAACAAAAAAGAGGAGCAACATAATCACTGTAGCAATGTCATGCACTATTTTCTTTTTGAAGTGACAAGCAAGCTTGCTAAAGATGACAAGTAACTTGAGGTACAGCCTCAAAGCGTGTTTTCATGGTTAAGCTTAGCAATCTTATCATTTATGCGTCTCTGATGGCCAACGCAACTATGACGAGCACAACGGAGCTCACCATACCATCTAAGTAAAGTCTCACACATGCAGACCAAGTAGCAGTGAAGGTACAGAGAAGGTTCACAAATAAAGTCTCAAAGATGCAGACCACGTAGCAACTAAAGTACAGAGAAGGTTCACAAATAACGTCTCACACAGTCACACGTGCACACCAGGTAGTAGCAACTAAACCAGGTAGTAGCAACTAAGTACAGAGAAGCTTCACATATAAAGTCTCACACATGCAGACCAAGTAGCAACTAAGTACAGAGAAGCTTCACATATAAAGTCTCACACATGCAGACCAAGTAGCAACTAAGTACAGAGAAGCTTCACATATAAAGTCTCACATGCAGACCAAGTAGCAACTAAGTACAGAGAAGCTTCACATATAAAGTCTCACACATGCAGACCAAGTAGCGACTAAGGTACAGAGAAGGTTCACAAATAAAGTCCACATGCAGACCAAGTAGCAACTAAGGTACAGAGAAGGTTCACAAATGAAGTCTCACACATGCAGACCAAGTAGCACCTAAGGTACAGAAGAAGGTTCACAAATAAAGTTCCACCAATACAGAGCACCAACAAAAATAACCATCACTCTGACTCATTCCCTTTGGCAGGTGGTGCAGCAACCCTCGCCATTCTTCGCATAAAAGATGGTGCCCTCAGAAAGAGTACGTAGAACAAAGCACAGACGATAAGAAGCTGCATCTTTCCAGATTTTAAAGCGGCTCCAACCAAAACAAGATAAAGCTTATCTGTCACGATAAACTTAAGCTTGGTGAAACGCGACTTTAGCGAGTCACTAGCGGCGGCCTTTGAATCTTGATTTACCCTGCTCAAAAAGTGTCTGCGCATAGCCACGTCAATATAATAGGAAAAGAAAAAAGTTAAAACAAACATGTTTATCTATACAAACCTGAAGATTAATTCGGCCTTATCTTTGTCAACATTGTAGAACCTTTTACGGTAAAGGCAAGGACGGGGATTTTCTGGGCACGGTGTCCTATGcaccaccacctcaaaccaaaacTACAAAACAACATTAAATAGAGCAATTAAGACATCGGAAGGGCATATTAATAGGGTAATTGCAAGCTTTGAGCAATTAAGACATCGGAACGGCATATTAATAGGGTAATTGCAAGCTTTGAGACATGGTGCCATGCGATGCCGAAATCTCGGTCACCCACTTGCGCTTTGTGAGATTACTAATTAATATAGGACTTTTTGCAATACGATGACAGCTACTCAATTAATAGATGAGATACGCAGCCGTGAGTGGGCCATGATTCTTTAAATCCGCATGGATGGAGCTTTGTCTGGTAGTTGAGTTTTGGCACTTGCATACATCCGCAGATGTGTTGGAATTAAAACTCTGTTGGGTGACTTGATGGCCTGCATGTCATTTCGAATGGTCTTTGCTGCGAATTAAGCGCAGCCTGTTCGAGTTAATGGGGTGGCTTATGCGGGGCATGCATTTTAAATATGCTTCTTGCAGGTGGGTGTATGAAGAATGGTGCTGATCTTAGCATCAGGTTGGCTGGGTAGAAGACAAATTTATTTAGGTGTGATTACTTTAAGTAGGCTACTGTATGTAACTTGGTGTGAGCTATGATTCGGCCACGTCGTAAAAAACTTCCATGTTGTCGGATAAAAGTAGCTTAGTAGACTGAAATAATAGTACCACATGATGCATTATCTACTAGCGTTGATTGTGCGGTAGGTGAGCATACAGTAGACACTTGAGGATCAGGGGAAACATGGAAAACAACACTTGAGTACACAGAGGATCCACATGAACCTCAACTTATGGTGACTAGTGCAAGTAGAGCAACCTCATTGCCATGGATACACAGGATTGCTATTTGAAACTTTGATACGCAGCCTAGTGCAAATGAAACCCAAGTAAGACCACATATGGTCTGCAATATTATGATTTAAACAACCGTTTACACACCTTGTCCTGCGGTGGCCGGGCAGAGCCACCAGCTGGCGTAGAGAACATGCGTGTGCACATAGAGCCCACGGGGTTGCTGCTTGGTGCGATGCGAGCTGGCCTGAAAGCACCGCCATGTAGTGCAGCCGTCTGCAACGAAGAAGCAGAAAATAAGTTTCAATTACCACACAAGAGGAAGGAGCAGGCAGATTTGATAGTAGGGGGGCGTACACTTTGAGAACCAGCCAAATTAACTGTAAGGTACAAAGCATATTCAAAGTATGGAAACatctttgttatttcttattACTGACTGTAACTAAGGGTGCAATCTTTTTCTGTCAGTGCAGCTATTTTCATGAGGAAACATATACTTTGCTACCCCCCTGTACTTCCTCTTGTGTAGTGATGATAGGTTTCCGCTAGGGAGATTTCTGTTACCCAATTATTATTATCCAAAAAGAGGGATAGCAGTAAGATTTTGATGTGGAGCAGGAAGACTTCACCCCTCAGCTTGGATGTTTGGCAACAAAATATTGTCTAGGCAACTAAACGCCAATATCCTGCACAAGATTTCTCTGTAATTATAATTGTCGACATTGAAAGAATATAAGGGTCTGATTTTAACAACTCAGTTTGTTATGTGTTGCTGAATGATTTTGAAAAATAGCTGCTTTTGAATAGGTTGTAGATAGATACATAAAATCTGGAGCATTGCAGTTGGGTGTCCA
Coding sequences within it:
- the LOC125532037 gene encoding uncharacterized protein LOC125532037 isoform X3, whose product is MTRPGPVSNKTECSFLPVPPFPFPFRPAAAAVGGGSESTARPHHFHFELSPTGQEMAAVLRSATRRLAGHLPALERGHIQLPGASFDPLKGHCSAHSGFTSHCSPQTAALHGGAFRPARIAPSSNPVGSMCTRMFSTPAGGSARPPQDKFWFEVVVHRTPCPENPRPCLYRKRFYNVDKDKAELIFRHFLSRVNQDSKAAASDSLKSRFTKLKFIVTDKLYLVLVGAALKSGKMQLLIVCALFYVLFLRAPSFMRRMARVAAPPAKGNESE
- the LOC125532037 gene encoding uncharacterized protein LOC125532037 isoform X1 gives rise to the protein MFRRPLAGQSSTTELFIFFLHMGCWARKRPGPVSNKTECSFLPVPPFPFPFRPAAAAVGGGSESTARPHHFHFELSPTGQEMAAVLRSATRRLAGHLPALERGHIQLPGASFDPLKGHCSAHSGFTSHCSPQTAALHGGAFRPARIAPSSNPVGSMCTRMFSTPAGGSARPPQDKFWFEVVVHRTPCPENPRPCLYRKRFYNVDKDKAELIFRHFLSRVNQDSKAAASDSLKSRFTKLKFIVTDKLYLVLVGAALKSGKMQLLIVCALFYVLFLRAPSFMRRMARVAAPPAKGNESE
- the LOC125532037 gene encoding uncharacterized protein LOC125532037 isoform X2; this translates as MPRSASSHLVNAVAAGRVLFSSRGHPVGRCFLLISDNGSAPSSCLRAGAPIHPWIYVGLLRMDGHVRASLAAQRLLNAAAAGRPAVPCLLPSRGRQCLMFPSGDLRRCTEHPHDKTAALHGGAFRPARIAPSSNPVGSMCTRMFSTPAGGSARPPQDKFWFEVVVHRTPCPENPRPCLYRKRFYNVDKDKAELIFRHFLSRVNQDSKAAASDSLKSRFTKLKFIVTDKLYLVLVGAALKSGKMQLLIVCALFYVLFLRAPSFMRRMARVAAPPAKGNESE